A single Thunnus thynnus chromosome 6, fThuThy2.1, whole genome shotgun sequence DNA region contains:
- the LOC137184910 gene encoding uncharacterized protein produces MFQTVLLIKLLLVHYTTQSQTYYHADCNTDVSLKCSDNIGMNFISIAWYKFINKKKCGIIRRGPGINSTQRYNFTRPTEFGESFGSLFLPSVTPEDSGIYECAISANIGGQNLNHEINLTVHACMTQPNLTTRTNALNATQEPDPPCPRNDKDLPVMWCIFGYVAVGFTKIILSLISIWVIQAIRVRSSRRDLFKW; encoded by the exons ATGTTCCAGACAGTCCTGCTCATTAAG ctgctgttggtgcATTACACAACCCAGAGTCAGACATATTATCATGCAGACTGCAATACCGATGTTTCACTGAAGTGTTCAGATAACATTGGCATGAATTTCATCTCAATTGCATGGTACAAG TTCATCAACAAGAAAAAATGTGGCATCATCAGGAGAGGGCCAGGTATAAACTCCACACAGCGCTACAACTTCACTCGTCCCACCGAGTTTGGAGAGAGTTTCGGGAGTCTGTTTCTACCCAGTGTGACACCTGAAGATTCGGGGATCTACGAGTGTGCCATCAGCGCAAACATAGGGGGTCAAAATCTGAATCATGAAATCAATCTGACGGTTCATG CATGTATGACCCAGCCTAACCTGACAACAAGGACAAATGCATTGAACGCGACTCAGGAACCTGACCCGCCCTGCCCTCGAAACGATAAGGACCTGCCAGTTATGTGGTGCATTTTTGGCTATGTGGCAGTCGGCTTCACCAAAATTATTTTATCACTAATCAGCATTTGG GTTATTCAAGCCATTCGTGTCAGATCCTCAAGACGAGACCTGTTTAAGTGGTGA
- the slc13a3 gene encoding solute carrier family 13 member 3 isoform X1: MKISVVSKKLWCTHKQLILVLTPLIFLPIPFTLPEKEGKCLYVVVVMAMYWCTEALPLAVTAMLPVCLFPTLGILPSKKVCPQYFLETNFLFLSGLVMASSIEEWGLHRRIALKVLTIVGVKPAWLILGMMMTSSFLSMWLSNTATTAMMLPIANAILESLFGDLETLKQNCKATENSESDIVNGQSTVKLHSLPSVPTEKQILSIDGVDGMEQGDVRTAEEIRSESQYQLKVWKGFLICIPYAASIGGTATLTGTAPNLILIGQLKSYFPDCDLINFGSWFAFAFPLMLLFLFLGWIWISFLFGGLNTRLCFKKHDRRAQAEARAKALIEEDYRKLGPINFAEGSIAFFFILFAVLLFTRDPKFVTGWSVFFKKGYVSDAVTGVIIVSILFFFPSQKPSLSWWFDPQASNTPYVPLLSWKKAQDSVPWNIILLLGGGFAMAKACEESGLASWIGGHLQPLAEVPPAAAVILITAFLACFTEFASNTATIIIFLPVIAELAIRISVNPLYFMIPATVGCSYAFMLPVSTPPNSIAFASGHLMVKDMVKTGCVMNVLGILSVSLAMNTWGVAMFNLNTYPEWAQPFNKSAVVTDVHLSSVQSLNATL; the protein is encoded by the exons ATGAAAATATCAGTTGTATCTAAGAAGCTGTGGTGCACCCACAAACAGCTGATCCTCGTGCTTACTCCACTTATTTTTCTGCCTATACCTTTTACTCTACCGGAAAAg GAAGGGAAATGTCTTtatgtggtggtggtgatggcgATGTACTGGTGCACAGAGGCCCTTCCTCTGGCTGTCACCGCCATGCTTCCAGTCTGCCTCTTTCCAACACTGGGAATTCTTCCGTCCAAAAAAGTCTGCCCTCAGTACTTCCTTGAAACCAACTTTCTCTTCCTCAGCGGTCTTGTGATGGCGTCATCCATTGAGGAGTGGGGACTCCATCGCAGAATAGCCCTAAAGGTCCTCACTATTGTCGGAGTAAAACCAGCCTG GCTCATACTGGGAATGATGATGACCTCGTCCTTCCTGTCCATGTGGCTCAGCAACACAGCGACAACAGCCATGATGCTCCCTATTGCCAACGCCATCCTGGAGAGTCTGTTTGGAGATCTGGAGACCCTGAAACAAAATTGCAAGGCCACAGAGAACTCTGAGAGTGATATCGTTAACG GTCAGTCTACTGTCAAGTTGCATTCACTGCCCTCAGTGCCCACGGAAAAACAAATACTATCAATAGACGG GGTGGATGGGATGGAGCAGGGTGACGTGAGGACAGCTGAGGAGATCCGGTCTGAGTCGCAGTATCAGCTGAAGGTGTGGAAAGGATTTTTGATCTGTATTCCTTACGCAGCCAGTATCGGAGGGACCGCCACGCTGACGGGCACGGCGCCTAACCTCATCCTGATTGGACAGCTGAAAAg CTATTTTCCAGACTGTGACCTCATCAATTTTGGCTCCTGGTTTGCGTTCGCTTTCCCGCTCATgcttctcttcctgtttttggGATGGATATGGATCTCGTTTCTCTTCGGGGGATTGAATACACG ATTGTGCTTCAAGAAACATGACCGACGAGCCCAGGCAGAGGCCAGAGCCAAGGCTCTCATAGAGGAAGATTACAGAAAACTAGGGCCCATAAA TTTTGCAGAGGGATCCATCGCTTTCTTTTTTATACTGTTTGCCGTTCTCCTGTTCACGAGGGATCCCAAATTTGTCACTGGGTggtctgtgttttttaaaaaagg GTACGTGTCAGACGCAGTCACAGGTGTGATCATCGTGTCTATATTGTTCTTCTTCCCCTCACAGAAACCCTCTCTTAGCTGGTGGTTCGACCCTCAAG CTTCAAACACTCCGTACGTCCCTCTCTTATCATGGAAGAAAGCTCAGGACTCCGTTCCCTGGAATATCATCCTGTTGCTCGGAGGTGGCTTCGCTATGGCCAAAGCTTGTGAG GAATCTGGACTCGCCTCCTGGATCGGAGGCCACCTCCAGCCTTTGGCCGAAGTccctcctgctgcagctgtgaTTTTGATCACAGCCTTCTTGGCCTGTTTCACTGAATTCGCCAGCAACACTGCCACCATTATCATATTTTTACCCGTCATTGCTGAACTG GCTATTCGTATCTCAGTGAACCCTCTGTACTTCATGATACCTGCAACTGTAGGATGTTCGTACGCCTTCATGCTGCCAGTCTCTACACCACCCAACTCCATTGCCTTTGCATCCGGGCATCTCATGGTCAAAGACATG GTGAAgactggctgtgtcatgaatgTCCTGGGCATCCTATCAGTCTCTCTGGCGATGAACACGTGGGGCGTCGCCATGTTTAACTTGAACACGTATCCAGAATGGGCTCAACCCTTCAACAAGTCGGCTGTTGTTACTGATGTGCATCTCTCATCTGTTCAGTCGCTCAACGCTACTCTCTGA
- the slc13a3 gene encoding solute carrier family 13 member 3 isoform X2 — MASSIEEWGLHRRIALKVLTIVGVKPAWLILGMMMTSSFLSMWLSNTATTAMMLPIANAILESLFGDLETLKQNCKATENSESDIVNGQSTVKLHSLPSVPTEKQILSIDGVDGMEQGDVRTAEEIRSESQYQLKVWKGFLICIPYAASIGGTATLTGTAPNLILIGQLKSYFPDCDLINFGSWFAFAFPLMLLFLFLGWIWISFLFGGLNTRLCFKKHDRRAQAEARAKALIEEDYRKLGPINFAEGSIAFFFILFAVLLFTRDPKFVTGWSVFFKKGYVSDAVTGVIIVSILFFFPSQKPSLSWWFDPQASNTPYVPLLSWKKAQDSVPWNIILLLGGGFAMAKACEESGLASWIGGHLQPLAEVPPAAAVILITAFLACFTEFASNTATIIIFLPVIAELAIRISVNPLYFMIPATVGCSYAFMLPVSTPPNSIAFASGHLMVKDMVKTGCVMNVLGILSVSLAMNTWGVAMFNLNTYPEWAQPFNKSAVVTDVHLSSVQSLNATL, encoded by the exons ATGGCGTCATCCATTGAGGAGTGGGGACTCCATCGCAGAATAGCCCTAAAGGTCCTCACTATTGTCGGAGTAAAACCAGCCTG GCTCATACTGGGAATGATGATGACCTCGTCCTTCCTGTCCATGTGGCTCAGCAACACAGCGACAACAGCCATGATGCTCCCTATTGCCAACGCCATCCTGGAGAGTCTGTTTGGAGATCTGGAGACCCTGAAACAAAATTGCAAGGCCACAGAGAACTCTGAGAGTGATATCGTTAACG GTCAGTCTACTGTCAAGTTGCATTCACTGCCCTCAGTGCCCACGGAAAAACAAATACTATCAATAGACGG GGTGGATGGGATGGAGCAGGGTGACGTGAGGACAGCTGAGGAGATCCGGTCTGAGTCGCAGTATCAGCTGAAGGTGTGGAAAGGATTTTTGATCTGTATTCCTTACGCAGCCAGTATCGGAGGGACCGCCACGCTGACGGGCACGGCGCCTAACCTCATCCTGATTGGACAGCTGAAAAg CTATTTTCCAGACTGTGACCTCATCAATTTTGGCTCCTGGTTTGCGTTCGCTTTCCCGCTCATgcttctcttcctgtttttggGATGGATATGGATCTCGTTTCTCTTCGGGGGATTGAATACACG ATTGTGCTTCAAGAAACATGACCGACGAGCCCAGGCAGAGGCCAGAGCCAAGGCTCTCATAGAGGAAGATTACAGAAAACTAGGGCCCATAAA TTTTGCAGAGGGATCCATCGCTTTCTTTTTTATACTGTTTGCCGTTCTCCTGTTCACGAGGGATCCCAAATTTGTCACTGGGTggtctgtgttttttaaaaaagg GTACGTGTCAGACGCAGTCACAGGTGTGATCATCGTGTCTATATTGTTCTTCTTCCCCTCACAGAAACCCTCTCTTAGCTGGTGGTTCGACCCTCAAG CTTCAAACACTCCGTACGTCCCTCTCTTATCATGGAAGAAAGCTCAGGACTCCGTTCCCTGGAATATCATCCTGTTGCTCGGAGGTGGCTTCGCTATGGCCAAAGCTTGTGAG GAATCTGGACTCGCCTCCTGGATCGGAGGCCACCTCCAGCCTTTGGCCGAAGTccctcctgctgcagctgtgaTTTTGATCACAGCCTTCTTGGCCTGTTTCACTGAATTCGCCAGCAACACTGCCACCATTATCATATTTTTACCCGTCATTGCTGAACTG GCTATTCGTATCTCAGTGAACCCTCTGTACTTCATGATACCTGCAACTGTAGGATGTTCGTACGCCTTCATGCTGCCAGTCTCTACACCACCCAACTCCATTGCCTTTGCATCCGGGCATCTCATGGTCAAAGACATG GTGAAgactggctgtgtcatgaatgTCCTGGGCATCCTATCAGTCTCTCTGGCGATGAACACGTGGGGCGTCGCCATGTTTAACTTGAACACGTATCCAGAATGGGCTCAACCCTTCAACAAGTCGGCTGTTGTTACTGATGTGCATCTCTCATCTGTTCAGTCGCTCAACGCTACTCTCTGA